The sequence AAGCGGGCACGCGCGGGCCGGCCGTGGGCGAAGCCGCGGCGCCGAGCACCGGCGCAGCCGCGCGCGGCCGGCCGAAGACCTCCGTGCGCGCCTGCTTCGGCGCTGCGTCCTGCGGGCCAGCAGGCTCCGTGACCGACGGCGTGCTGCGCTCGGGCCCGCCGCGACCCGGCTCGACGGATACCGCGGGCGCGGGCGCGGCCGCGGAGCGGATCTCGCCGCCCGCCGCGTCCGCCATCGCAGCGTGATCCAGCGCCGCGAGCAACGCCCGCAGCGGCTCGGGGATCTCGAGGTCGGCCTCGGTGTAGCCCGACTTCGGCAATCGACCGAGGTGCACGGCATAGAGCGCGCGCAGGTCGGCAGCGGTCGCGCGGCCGCCCTGCCACGACGCGAGCCGAGCGATCGCCTCGGCCGCACTCGCGAATCGATCACGCCGCTTCGCCACCAAGCCGTCGTAGAACACCCGCAGCTCCCCAGGGACATCGTGCCGCTGCAGCCGCGGGCTCTTGCCATCGAGCGCGGCGAGCAGCAGATCGTGGCGGATCTCGTCGCGGAATTTCCGGCCCTCGACCAGCTCGTAGAAGATGGCACCAACCGCGAACAGATCGCACTGCTGCGAGGCATCACCGCCGGCCTGCTCCGGCGACATGTAGCGGACCTTTCCCTTGATGTGCTGACGCGAGGTCTGATCGTCGAGCGACTTGCCGATCCCGAAGTCCATGATCTTCACCTCACCTGCGGAGCTGATGATCACGTTGCTGGGCGTGAGATCGCGATGCATGATGCCGAGCCGCCGGCCATCGATGGCGAACTCGTGGGCGTAGCGCAAGCCCTCGAGGATCGAGCCGATGACGTACACCGCCATCGCCATCGACAGGCGCTCGCCTGCGCTGCGCAGACCGCCCAGGAACTGCGCGAGGTCGATGCCGTCGATTCGCTCGAGCTCGAGATAGACCACCCCGGCGTGCTCGCCGAAGTCGACCACCTGCACGATGTTGGAATGCGACAGCTGCAGGCCGAGCTTGGCCTCGTTGAAGATCGCGTCGCGCTGCAGCTCGCTGGCGCCGATCAGATCGGGCGGCATCTTGAGTGCGCAAACCTTCTTCACGCCGGCGTGGCCGTGCTTGTGCGCCAACCACACCTGCGCCATGCCGCCGCGACCCAGCGGACGGAGCAGCTCGTACTTGCCCGCGAAGAGCAACCCGGCATGCAAGGCGGCTGCGCCGGGCTCGGGTCTCGCCTGATGCGGTCGCGACATCCTGGACCTGGCCGGTATCGTACCAACGGGACAGGTCGTTGCAGCGCTTGGTTGCAGCGGGGGGAAGGACACACGCGCGGCGCGATCGCGATCGAATGGCCAATCGGCCACACGCGACCTCGCGGGGTCCCATCGGCTCGGCGCCGTGGCTGGTGCACGGTGATCGAGCGCCCGTCGAACGTTCGCGCCGCGCACTGTCCTCGCGCGAGGACAGTTCGCACGCCGACGCGCCGTCACCCCGTGCGTCGCGGCGACGGACTTCGCCATGTCCGATGACGGGCGTCGGGCATCACCCGATCTCGAATCCGCGCGCGCGTCGACTGCGGGAGTCCGCGTTGCGGCGGCTCGATGCTCGCGCTACACCTCGCGCACGCATGCCCATGACGCGCATCGTCGTATTGTTGCTCTCGCTCGTCGCGTGCGTGCACGAGGCTCCCGCCAGCCGCAACGTGCACTTCGCGACCGCGAAGATCGATCCCGTCTCGCAGGATGATTTCGTCACCCTCGGTCGCGTCGTCGAGATCATGGACCACGACGACAAGCTGCGCCTGCTGGTCGTGGGGCACACCGACAGCGTCGGCACCGACGAAGCCAACCGCGTGCTCGCGTTCCAGCGGGCCACCCGCGTCCGCACGCTCCTGCTCGGCGTCGAGCCCGACCTCGCGCACCGCAGCTCGATCGCGTACTACGGGAAGTCGCGACCGATCGCCGACAACGCCACCGCCGAGGGCAAGGCCAAGAATCGCCGCGTCGAGCTCTACTTCTACGTACCGGAGAACGGCGTCGAGAACGACGTCAAGCTGCAACGCGAGTTCGGCGGGGGGCTCGAGTTCGAGGCGTCCGCCTCGGCATCGGCCTCCATCGAATAGCCTACCGCTCCGTGATTGGCGCGGGCGTCACCGCGTCGATGAATGTACCGACCGTGTCGATCCACCCCTCGAGCTCCGCGACCGCCGGCGCGAGTTCGTAGGCGTGGTAGTGTGTCGCCTCGCTCAGGGCGTGCCACGCATAGACGACCCTGCGGGCGAGCTCGGGACGATTCGAGAGCGCCGTGAGAGCGATGAGCTGCGCGCGCATCGGCGTGTCGCGCAGTCCCGGCGCATGGCGGTCGACAAAGGAGGTCACCGAGGCCTCGACCGCCTGGCGAGCGAGGAACGCGACGCAGCGAGGCCACACGCCCTCGGTTGCGACATCACGCTGGGCGATGAGGCCACGCGCCTGCGCGAGCAGCTGTCGCGGCGTCATTGCACCGACTCCAGCAGCGTCACGATGCGCGCCACCTCGGCCACCAGACCGCCGGCATCGCCGACCCAGCCGCCATGCGCTCCTTCCTTGCAGGCGCGAAACGCGTCACCTGCCCGCGAGCCCACGCGCCGGTTCAGGTGACCGAAAACGTCACTCTCGCGATCCGGCTCGCCGAAGAACGCCAGTGCAGCCAAGCGATGCGTCGTCTTCGCTTCGGTGATCGCGGCCTCGAGGTCGCCACCCGAGCTCGAGACCGCGCCGCCCGCCCGACGCCGGATCGCGGCCACACAAGCGGCCTCGATCGCGGTGCGACCGAGTGAAGGCACGAGGCGGAGGAGTACGCCTTCGTCGACCCGATCGGCCGCGCGTAGGAGTGCGCGGGCATCGTCGAGCGCACGTCGTGCAGGATCGTACACCGGGCGGATCTCGAGCACGGAGTTGGGTCCCCGGGTGACCTCGAGGATCTCGGCATCGATCTGCAACCGCCGGATCGCCTCCGGCAGGCGGGTGTCGTGGGTGAACACGAGCACCTGACGCTTGCCCGCGAACTCTTCGAGTACCCGGGCCAAGCCGTCGACCTTGTGCGGATCCATGGCCTGCACCGGGTCGTCGATCACCACGAAGCCGAACGGACTATCCGGCAACGCCATCCGCGGGAGGAAGAGGCTGAGTGCGAGCGCGTTGAGCTCGCCCTGCGACATCACACCGACCGCGACGCCGCTGGTGCCGTCGACGGTGACGTCGACATCGACGTGGCGGCGCGTCTGGGTACCGGCGAGTGAGACGCTGGCGATGTCGACGTTGCTGCGCTGGCGCAGCTGCGCCCAGATGCGCTGGGTATGATCGGCGATCGGCGCGAATCGAGCGTCCCGGATCTGCTGTTCGGTGTCCTTCAGCCATGTCGCCGCCTCGTCGAGCGCCTTGCGCACGTCCGCGCACGCGGCGAGGTCGCGAGCGCGTTGCACCCAGCCGACCACGCGGTTCGCCGCCGGTCGCCAGTCGGCCTCGAGCAGCTCGAGCCGGGATCGCGCGGCGTCGCGCAGCGTGACGACGTGCTCGACCATCTCGAGGACGTGCCGCTCGAGGTGGTCCGCCAGCTCAGCCGGGGCTGGCGGCGGCGACCAGCGCCCCCACGCCCGCAGCGCATCCTCAAACCCTGCGAGCTCCAGCCGCGCCGCCTCGTGCATCACGGCTGGAGCCGCACGCACGAGGCTGCGCGCCCGCTGACTCAATTGCGTGGCGCGGGTCGCCGCAGCGTCGAGTTCCTCCGATTGGGCGCGAAGGCGTGCGAGCGACTCGCCGCGCGCTTCGGCCCAACCCTCGGACACCGGGGCACCACAGGCCGGGCAGTCGCCGCCGTGTTGCCGATGGTACGCGAGCACATGCTCGAGGATCTCCGCGAGCTCGCCGGCATGGGCCGCGCTCGCGCTCGCCAGCGCATCCCGGTGCGACATGGCGTCCCGCAACGCGATCGCGGCGGTGGTCACCTCCTCGAAGTCCGGGGGCTGCAGCTCAGCGAGTTGTCGCAACATGGCGACATCGGTCTCGACCTGCGCCGACTCGCCCCGCGCGATCGCTTCGATCTGCTCGAGATCCACCTTCTTGCGATCGAGTGCCGCACGGCAGGACTCCGCCTCGGGATGCGCGACGGCGGCGAGCGCAGCGACCAGCGTCTCCTTCTCGGCCCGGTGTTGCTTCGCTTCGGCGTCGAACCGCTTCTTCTCTGCCGTGAGGGCCTTGATCGCGACCGTCACGTCCTCGAGACCAAGGATGCTGCTGAGTTCGTCGAACAGCCGCGAGGGCTCGCCGGAGAGCAGCGTGCCAAGATCGGCGTAGCTGAGGAAGGGGCGGAACGCAGCGATGTCGGCGGTGACCTCCGCGAGCGGGTCTGGGGCTGCGGTGGTGGTCACCGTGCACGCGTCGAGTTCGCCCTGGTCGCCCCAGCTGCGAACACGCTCGAACGCCCGCTCACCTGCGCCGGTGAAGCGCGCAGTGATTCGGGTGTTGCCTTCGTGGAGGTTGCGCCAGCCCTGCCGCCACGCAACGTGGCGGTCTCGCCAACGACTGCTGGTGCCGGTGAGCAGAGCCTCGAGCGCCTCCGCGAAGCTCGACTTGCCGCACCCATTGCGACCGACGACCAGCGTGAGTCCTGGTGCGGGATGGAGTCGTAGCGTCGCCTCGGGACCGATGCCGCGGAAGCCCTGGACGACCAAGCGCTCGAGGTAGATCGGCCGCTGCGTCGCCGCCTGCGGTGGATCGTGCGCGGCCGGCTCGCGGGTGTCGCCCTGGGGCGACGCGAGTTGTCGCGCGAGCGC is a genomic window of Deltaproteobacteria bacterium containing:
- a CDS encoding protein kinase; this translates as MSRPHQARPEPGAAALHAGLLFAGKYELLRPLGRGGMAQVWLAHKHGHAGVKKVCALKMPPDLIGASELQRDAIFNEAKLGLQLSHSNIVQVVDFGEHAGVVYLELERIDGIDLAQFLGGLRSAGERLSMAMAVYVIGSILEGLRYAHEFAIDGRRLGIMHRDLTPSNVIISSAGEVKIMDFGIGKSLDDQTSRQHIKGKVRYMSPEQAGGDASQQCDLFAVGAIFYELVEGRKFRDEIRHDLLLAALDGKSPRLQRHDVPGELRVFYDGLVAKRRDRFASAAEAIARLASWQGGRATAADLRALYAVHLGRLPKSGYTEADLEIPEPLRALLAALDHAAMADAAGGEIRSAAAPAPAVSVEPGRGGPERSTPSVTEPAGPQDAAPKQARTEVFGRPRAAAPVLGAAASPTAGPRVPASAAADAPRTGATAGQVGPGATVTEIAVTRTASAVGWRRWSWLRRLDRRHAAGAAWAAFAAVGIVSLFAVILRWERWRNALDADERVASDVSGVVEPGALERDATAASTHPQAPSSASTAPSSGSTAPLLPASDGAAIPAGPIAASPAAASPAASIDPAPTPAPAVSPELAPLGAPAAASGVGIDPAAPNSASAVDAVTPEPPSKAATPAPRPWVKVRFTQMMATGEVKVDGRVYVIGDTIDTRLRAGSHAFAWRRIGETGWHRLPKLRLDARKTYVIHMRSNGPMVGWKGVGE
- a CDS encoding OmpA family protein encodes the protein MTGVGHHPISNPRARRLRESALRRLDARATPRARMPMTRIVVLLLSLVACVHEAPASRNVHFATAKIDPVSQDDFVTLGRVVEIMDHDDKLRLLVVGHTDSVGTDEANRVLAFQRATRVRTLLLGVEPDLAHRSSIAYYGKSRPIADNATAEGKAKNRRVELYFYVPENGVENDVKLQREFGGGLEFEASASASASIE
- a CDS encoding AAA family ATPase translates to MHPSLHDEILKRVLADETLPAAAQDLVDAACRGPQALARQLASPQGDTREPAAHDPPQAATQRPIYLERLVVQGFRGIGPEATLRLHPAPGLTLVVGRNGCGKSSFAEALEALLTGTSSRWRDRHVAWRQGWRNLHEGNTRITARFTGAGERAFERVRSWGDQGELDACTVTTTAAPDPLAEVTADIAAFRPFLSYADLGTLLSGEPSRLFDELSSILGLEDVTVAIKALTAEKKRFDAEAKQHRAEKETLVAALAAVAHPEAESCRAALDRKKVDLEQIEAIARGESAQVETDVAMLRQLAELQPPDFEEVTTAAIALRDAMSHRDALASASAAHAGELAEILEHVLAYHRQHGGDCPACGAPVSEGWAEARGESLARLRAQSEELDAAATRATQLSQRARSLVRAAPAVMHEAARLELAGFEDALRAWGRWSPPPAPAELADHLERHVLEMVEHVVTLRDAARSRLELLEADWRPAANRVVGWVQRARDLAACADVRKALDEAATWLKDTEQQIRDARFAPIADHTQRIWAQLRQRSNVDIASVSLAGTQTRRHVDVDVTVDGTSGVAVGVMSQGELNALALSLFLPRMALPDSPFGFVVIDDPVQAMDPHKVDGLARVLEEFAGKRQVLVFTHDTRLPEAIRRLQIDAEILEVTRGPNSVLEIRPVYDPARRALDDARALLRAADRVDEGVLLRLVPSLGRTAIEAACVAAIRRRAGGAVSSSGGDLEAAITEAKTTHRLAALAFFGEPDRESDVFGHLNRRVGSRAGDAFRACKEGAHGGWVGDAGGLVAEVARIVTLLESVQ